A genomic segment from Castor canadensis chromosome 1, mCasCan1.hap1v2, whole genome shotgun sequence encodes:
- the LOC141420842 gene encoding olfactory receptor 5T9-like → MERLSSELDVHKIWLKNITEATMFILMGFTDDFDLQVLLFLLFLVIYLFTLIGNLGLVVLVIGESWLHNPMYYFLSVLSFLDACYSTVVTPKMLVNFLADKKSISYYECVAQMLLFVSFGSTESFLLAAMAYDRYVAIYNLLLYSVSMSPRVYVPLIIASYVGGVLHATVHTVATFSLSFCGSNEIRHVFCDIPPLLAISCSDIRINQLLLFYLVGSIEILTILIVLVSYGFILLAIMKMHSAEGRRKVFSTCGSHLTGVSIYHGTILFMYVRPSSSYALEHDMIVSIFYTVVIPMFNPIIYSLRSKDVKEAAQRLVERYCFINKVWI, encoded by the coding sequence ATGGAAAGATTGTCATCAGAGCTGGATGTACACAAGATTTGGTTGAAGAACATAACTGAAGCCACTATGTTTATACTGATGGGCTTCACAGATGATTTTGACCTACaagtcttattatttttattatttcttgtaaTCTATCTTTTCACTTTGATAGGAAATTTGGGGCTGGTTGTTCTTGTCATTGGGGAGTCCTGGCTCCACAACCCTATGTACTATTTTCTGAGTGTTTTATCATTCTTGGATGCATGTTATTCTACAGTTGTCACACCAAAAATGTTGGTCAATTTCCTAGCAGATAAGAAATCCATATCATATTATGAATGTGTAGCACAAATGCTTCTCTTCGTTTCTTTTGGGAGCACAGAATCATTTCTCTTGGCTGCAATGGCATATGACCGCTATGTAGCCATCTACAACCTTCTTCTCTACTCAGTGAGCATGTCACCCAGAGTCTATGTGCCACTCATCATTGCCTCCTATGTTGGTGGCGTTTTACACGCTACTGTACACACAGTGGCCACGTTTAGCCTGTCCTTCTGTGGATCCAATGAAATTAGGCATGTATTCTGTGATATCCCTCCACTACTTGCTATTTCTTGTTCAGACATTCGCATAAACCAGCTTTTACTTTTCTACTTAGTGGGTTCTATTGAAATACTCACTATCCTGATTGTCCTAGTTTCCTATGGTTTTATTCTGTTGGCCATTATGAAGATGCATTCTGCTGAAGGCAGAAGAAAAGTGTTTTCTACATGTGGGTCTCACCTAACTGGAGTGTCTATTTATCATGGAACCATCCTCTTCATGTATGTGAGACCAAGTTCCAGCTATGCCTTAGAGCATGACATGATAGTGTCCATATTTTACACAGTTGTGATTCCTATGTTCAACCCCATTATCTACAGTTTGAGGAGCAAAGATGTAAAAGAAGCAGCCCAAAGACTTGTAGAAAggtattgttttataaataaagtatgGATTTAG
- the LOC141420844 gene encoding olfactory receptor 5T3-like: MEQLSSELDIYETRLKNLTEVTMFILRGFTDDFGIQVFLFLLFLVIYLFTLLGNLGLVVLVTGDSRLHNPMYYFLSVLSFLDACYSTVVTPKMLFDFLAEIKSISFLGCATQMLLFVTLCTTECFLLAALAYDCYVAIYNPLLYSVSMSPRVYVPLIIASYVGGILHATVHRAATFNLSFCGSNEIRHVFCDIPPLLAISCSNTHTNELLLFYLVGFIEVVTILIVLVSYGFILLAILRMRSGEGRQKVFSTCGSHLTGVPIYHGTILFSYMRPNSSYASNHDMVVSIFYTVVIPMLSYIV; the protein is encoded by the coding sequence ATGGAACAATTGTCATCAGAGTTGGATATATATGAGACTAGGTTAAAGAACCTGACTGAAGTCACCATGTTTATATTGAGGGGATTCACAGATGATTTTGGTATTcaagtgtttttatttctattatttcttgtcATCTATCTTTTCACTCTGTTAGGGAATTTGGGACTGGTTGTTCTAGTCACTGGTGATTCTCGGCTCCACAACCCTATGTACTATTTTCTGAGTGTTTTATCTTTCTTGGATGCCTGCTATTCTACAGTTGTCACTCCAAAAATGTTGTTCGATTTCTTAGCAGAAATTAAGTCTATTTCATTTCTTGGATGTGCAACACAAATGCTTCTCTTTGTTACTTTATGTACCACAGAATGCTTTCTGTTGGCTGCATTGGCTTATGACTGCTATGTAGCCATCTACAACCCTCTTCTGTATTCAGTGAGCATGTCACCTAGAGTCTATGTGCCACTCATCATTGCTTCCTATGTTGGTGGCATTTTACATGCTACTGTACACAGAGCAGCCACATTTAATCTATCCTTCTGTGGATCCAATGAAATTAGGCATGTGTTCTGTGATATCCCTCCCCTACTTGCTATTTCTTGTTCCAATACTCACACAAATGAGCTACTACTTTTCTACTTGGTGGGCTTTATTGAGGTAGTCACTATCCTGATTGTCCTGGTCTCCTATGGCTTTATCCTGTTGGCTATTCTGAGAATGCGTTCTGGTGAAGGAAGACAAAAAGTTTTCTCTACGTGTGGGTCTCACTTAACTGGAGTGCCCATTTATCATGGAACTATTCTGTTCAGTTATATGAGACCAAATTCTAGCTATGCTTCAAACCACGACATGGTAGTATCAATATTTTACACTGTTGTGATTCCCATGCTATCATATATAGTTTGA